CAAGAGAAACATTTGGGTTCATCCTTACATGCAGGGTAATTTCCAATTTGCCAGCATAGTCGTGAATATGGATATGATGAATTCCCTGTCCACCTATGTTTTTAACTATTTTCTGAATTTGTTCTTCAAGGTCGGGAGATGGTGCTTCTCCTAAAAGAAAACTACCAACTTCCAAGATTAAAACCAGTCCTGTATAAACAATAAGAAGGGCAATTAACATACCTAATATTCCATCTAATTTGACCAGGCCGGCTTTGAAGAAAAAAAGACCCAATATAACTATAAGACTGGCAAGGGAATCACTGCGATGATGCCAGGCATCTGCTTTTAATGCTTCATAACCACTTTCTTCATACATAATTAAAGAGACAAAATAAAGGAATTCTTTGAGCAATATAGAAATGAAAAACACAACCACGAATAGAACCCGGAACTGTATTTCTGCAGGATGTAAAAATTGATTCAAAGAAGAAATAAAAAATTCATATCCAATCACACACAGAAGTGTTGCCATTACAATCGTAGCAACTTTTTCGCTCCGTCCATGTCCAAAAGGATGCTTTTTATCTGGTGGTTGTAAAGC
This genomic interval from bacterium contains the following:
- a CDS encoding cation diffusion facilitator family transporter; its protein translation is MKKLTRILLVKSGITRKPKDQYGYWEGIISIGINLILFGIKYWAGIVSKSIAVKADAFHTLSDVITSVLVIVGFFFALQPPDKKHPFGHGRSEKVATIVMATLLCVIGYEFFISSLNQFLHPAEIQFRVLFVVVFFISILLKEFLYFVSLIMYEESGYEALKADAWHHRSDSLASLIVILGLFFFKAGLVKLDGILGMLIALLIVYTGLVLILEVGSFLLGEAPSPDLEEQIQKIVKNIGGQGIHHIHIHDYAGKLEITLHVRMNPNVSLEQVHKKATSIEQAIKAEIPNCEVTVHSEPENLKSNPTKK